A window from Saccharomyces eubayanus strain FM1318 chromosome XIV, whole genome shotgun sequence encodes these proteins:
- the PBI2 gene encoding Pbi2p, with translation MTNNFIVTLKKNTPDVETKKFLDSVHRVGGSIEHEFDIIKGYTIKLPDVLKLNKLKEQHSDVIQNVEEDKEVHTN, from the coding sequence atgACAAACAACTTTATCGTTACTCTAAAGAAGAACACCCCAGACGTGGAAACTAAAAAGTTCTTGGATTCCGTTCATCGTGTAGGCGGTTCTATCGAACACGAGTTCGATATTATCAAAGGGTACACCATCAAGCTTCCAGATGTTCTCAAATTGAACAAGTTGAAGGAACAGCATAGCGATGTCATCCAGAACGTcgaagaagataaagaagtCCATACCAATTGA
- the PUB1 gene encoding Pub1p, translating to MSENNEEQQHQQQQQQEPVAVETPLVTEVSTSADPSAEQNVSSEGNSEQVDDEQGENDPSVVPANAITGGRETSDRVLYVGNLDKAITEDILKQYFQVGGPIANIKIMIDKNNKNVNYAFVEYHQSHDANIALQTLNGKQIENNVVKINWAFQSQQSSSDDTFNLFVGDLNVNVDDETLRNAFKDFPSYLSGHVMWDMQTGSSRGYGFVSFTSQDDAQTAMDSMQGQDLNGRPLRINWAAKRDNNNSNNNNNNNNNNNNNTNNYPQRRNYGNNNRGGFRQYNNNNNNNNMNMGMNMGMNMNMNSNRGMPPSSMGMPMGAMPLPSQGQPQQSQTIGLPPQVNPQAVDHIIRSAPPRVTTAYIGNIPHFATEADLIPLFQNFGFILDFKHYPEKGCCFIKYDTHEQAAVCIVALANFPFQGRNLRTGWGKERSNFMPQQQQQQGGQPLIMNDQQQPVMPDQQQQQQQQQQQQQQ from the coding sequence ATGTCTGAAAATAAcgaagaacaacaacaccaacaacaacaacaacaggaGCCCGTTGCTGTTGAAACCCCTTTAGTAACTGAAGTTTCAACTTCAGCAGACCCATCCGCTGAGCAGAACGTCTCTAGTGAAGGAAACTCTGAACAAGTTGACGATGAACAAGGTGAAAACGATCCTTCTGTAGTTCCTGCTAATGCTATCACTGGTGGTAGAGAAACTTCTGACAGAGTCTTGTATGTCGGTAACTTAGACAAAGCTATTACCGAAGACATTTTAAAGCAATATTTCCAAGTCGGTGGTCCAATTGCCAATATTAAGATTATGATTGATAAGAACAATAAGAATGTCAATTACGCCTTTGTTGAATACCACCAATCTCATGACGCTAATATTGCCTTGCAAACGTTAAATGGcaaacaaattgaaaacaatgtTGTCAAGATCAACTGGGCTTTCCAATCCCAGCAAAGCTCCTCCGATGATACATTTAACTTATTCGTTGGTGATTTGAACGTTAATGTCGATGATGAAACTTTAAGAAACGCCTTCAAAGATTTCCCATCTTATTTGAGTGGCCATGTTATGTGGGATATGCAAACTGGTAGTTCAAGAGGTTACGGTTTTGTTTCCTTCACTTCTCAAGATGATGCTCAAACTGCCATGGACAGTATGCAAGGTCAAGATTTGAACGGTAGACCACTAAGAATCAACTGGGCTGCTAAGCGtgataacaacaacagcaacaacaacaacaacaacaacaacaataacaacaacaatactAATAACTACCCACAACGTCGTAACTACGGCAATAACAACCGTGGTGGCTTCCGTCAAtataacaacaacaacaacaataacaacatgAACATGGGGATGAACATGGGGatgaacatgaacatgaacaGCAACAGAGGTATGCCACCAAGTTCAATGGGCATGCCAATGGGCGCTATGCCATTGCCATCTCAAGGCCAACCTCAACAATCCCAGACCATTGGTTTACCACCTCAAGTAAATCCACAAGCGGTCGACCATATCATCAGAAGTGCTCCACCAAGAGTCACCACTGCTTATATCGGTAACATTCCACACTTTGCCACTGAGGCTGATTTAATTCCATTGTTCCAAAACTTCGGTTTCATTCTAGATTTCAAGCACTACCCAGAAAAGGGATGTTGTTTCATAAAATATGACACCCACGAACAAGCTGCTGTTTGTATTGTTGCCTTGGCCAACTTCCCATTCCAAGGTAGAAACTTGAGAACTGGTTGGGGTAAGGAAAGATCAAACTTCATgccacaacaacaacagcaacaaggTGGTCAACCACTGATAATGAATGACCAACAACAACCAGTTATGCCTGaccaacaacagcaacagcagcaacagcaacaacagcaacaacaataa